From Candidatus Bathyarchaeota archaeon:
ACCGCTGAAGCAAAAACAGGCGAGAAAAAACCTGCAAAGAAGCGCAGCAAACCGCCAGAAGAGAAACCAACCCCAAAGAGCGAAGCGGAGCGCCGCATAGAGTCAATTCGAAGCGAAGTTGAGAAAGTCTTAGACAAGTTAGGACAGATGGAAATTGAAAGCTAGCACAGACCCCATAGTAGAACAGAAACAGAGAGCCGCACTGGAAGCTGTTAAGCACGTCCAAGATGGGTTTATAGTGGGTTTAGGCAGTGGCAGCACAGCCGCCCTCGCCGTCGAAGCCCTCGGTCAACGTATGAAAAACGAGAAAATCAAAATCTTGGGCATCCCCAGCAGCTACCAAGCATTCCAGTTGGCAGTCGACTGCGGTATCCCAATTACAACGCTCGAGGAACACCCAGTTATCGACGTAACAATCGACGGCGCAGACCAGCTAACGCCCGAACTCTACCTAATCAAAGGAGGCGGCGCAGCATTAGCACGCGAAAAAATCGTTGCCGCATCCTCCAAGCTGAACATAATCATCGCGGACCAAAACAAAAAAGCCACCTATCTAGGCGCAAACAACCAGTTCGTCCCAGTCGAAGTCATCCCCTTCGCCCTCGCCCCCGTCAAACGCAAACTCAGCGAACTCGGAGCTAAACCCGTCGTTCGGGAAGCTAAAGGTAAACTCGGTCCACTAATAACTGACAACGGCAACGCAGTTATCGATGCCTATTTTGGGGAAATCAAAAACCCCGCCGAACTCGCGGTTAAGGTGAAGATGATTCCAGGTGTGGTTGAAACAGGGTTCTTTGTGGGCTTAACAGACATAGCCTACATAGGAACGGATAGTGGCGTAGAGAAGATTACTAAACCAAAATTTTAACCGCGCCATTTTGCTGTGTTCTACACCATTCCCATTTAAATAAGGGAGGGGACCTCTCCGCAGAGACGTCGCGTGCCGCATCGTTTTAGCTGATTCTTATGGCAAATCTCTTATAGCACAAACAAAGAAACCCTAATTGACCCAACATGAAGAGCTTAGTCGTTTACTACACCCGAACCGGCACAACCCGCTTCGTCGCCCAAACCATCGCAGCGGAACTCGGCGCTGACCTCGAAGAAATTG
This genomic window contains:
- the rpiA gene encoding ribose-5-phosphate isomerase RpiA, translated to MKASTDPIVEQKQRAALEAVKHVQDGFIVGLGSGSTAALAVEALGQRMKNEKIKILGIPSSYQAFQLAVDCGIPITTLEEHPVIDVTIDGADQLTPELYLIKGGGAALAREKIVAASSKLNIIIADQNKKATYLGANNQFVPVEVIPFALAPVKRKLSELGAKPVVREAKGKLGPLITDNGNAVIDAYFGEIKNPAELAVKVKMIPGVVETGFFVGLTDIAYIGTDSGVEKITKPKF